Within the Dechloromonas denitrificans genome, the region CACCTGCAATCGGCGATGGCGCGCGTTTACGAGCAGTTCTATCGGCACCGGCTGGCTTATCAGCATGCCCGTGCCAATTGCACCGGCATCAGTGTGACGACATCGCGCATTCTTGGCTGGCGGGTGCCGGCGAGAGGCGCCGAAAGCTGGCTCAAGGCGGTGTTCGCTCTGCCCTGGCGGACGCTCCGGGAACGAAGCCTGAGCAAGGGCAAGGCAATTTTCGATTATCTGACGGAAGATCGGACCCGGCTTTATCCGGCTGCCGCCTTCGAGGAAATGGCCGCCGATCTACTGAAGCTGGCGAGCGGACACGCCGGCCGCCAACTGACGGCATTCGAGCATTTGCTGGCCGAGGACGTCGCCGAAATCTTGCTGGTCCGCGTGCCGCAATTTCCCTCCAGTCGGGCCTGGGGCGATTACCCGGTGGAAACCAGTGTCGAATACCGGGCGCGGCTGCCGCAAGACCCGGCCGAGCAGCAGATCATCCCGGTGCCGCGGCGCATTTTTCCCGACGCCTTGCGCGATCCGCAGGCGTCGCCCCCGCCGCCCTTGCGTTCGGATTACGCCGTGGCCGCCTGGGCTGCGGCGATTGTTGCGCTGATTGTGCTCATCCTGGGCCGGCTCTTGGCATAATCCGTCTGTGCTTGCCTACATCGTTCGTCGCCTCCTCTACGCCATCCCGATTCTGATCGGGGTGAATCTGATCACCTTCGCGCTGTTCTTCGTCGTCAATACGCCGGATGACATGGCGCGCATGCAACTCGGGGTGAAGCGCGTGACGCCGGAGGCGATCGAGAAATGGAAAGTCGAGCGCGGCTATGACAAGCCGCTGATGATCAATCCGGCGGCCAGCGGGCTGGCGGTTGTCACCGATACCGTGTTCTTCGCGAAATCGGCGCGCATGTTCGCCGGCGATTTCGGCCGCGCCGAGGACGGCCGCGACATCGCCCGGGAAATTTCGGCGCGGATGGGTCCGTCGCTGGCCATTGCGCTGCCCACGTTTATTCTCGGGTTGTTCGTCTCGATCAGCTTCGCGCTGACGCTGGCCTTCTTCCGCGCCACCGCCTTCGACTTCTGGGGCGTCGTGCTGTGCGTCGCGATGATGTCGATTTCCGGCCTCTTCTACATCATCGGCGGCCAGTACCTGATCAGCAAGATCTGGCGGCTGATGCCGATTTCCGGCTATGGCACCGGGCTCGAGGCCTGGCGCTTCCTGATCCTGCCGGTGCTGATCGGGGTGATTGGGGGAATTGGTTCAGGTGCGCGCTGGTATCGCACTATCTTCCTGGAAGAAATCACCAAAGAGTATGTGCGCACGGCAAGGGCAAAAGGCCTTACTGAAACTGCCATCCTGTTCCGCCATGTCTTGCGTAATGGGATGATCCCAATTCTCACTCAGGTGGTTGTTGTAATCCCTACGCTTTTCATGGGGGCATTGGTCATGGAGTCTTTCTTCGGAATTCCCGGCTTGGGCAGTTACACGATCGATGCAATCAATTCGCAGGATTTCGCCGTTGTCCGTTCGATGGTTTTTATCGGTGCCGTCCTCTACATCGTCGCTCTATTGTTGACGGATATTTTCTATACCATCGCCGATCCGAGAATAAGGTTGCAGTAATGCGGTTTGAGATTGTTATTCTCTGGTCGGATGCCTTCGTTTGGTTGCTTGTTTTCTCCGGATGGGGGCTTGCACATCTCGTGGCGAAGGATGAGGCCTTAATTCGGTCATGGCGCAAGCTGGGCGCGAACCGCGTAGGCATGGCCTCGGCCACCGTGCTGCTGGCGTTCGTCCTGATCGGCCTGCTCGATTCGCTGCACTACCGGGTGCAGATGAACAGCGAGGCGGGGCAGAAAGTCACTTACGCCATCGAAGTGCTGTCGGTGCTCGATGCGCTTGCCGCGCCGCTGCGTTTGCGCAATGAGAAAACCTATTCCGAACCCTTTGCCACCCGCCTCTATGCCAAGGAAAGCATCGATCTGCCGGGCGGCGGTACGGTCCGCGACTACCCGCGCCTGAAGCATGGTGGCGTCCATCTCGGCGAGCGCGAGGCCGAGGTGGCGGCCGATGCCGGATTCACCGCGTTGCGGGCCGGGCTGGCCGCTTGCATTGGCTGGCTGGCCCTGGCCGGCATCGCTTCGCTCGTCGCCGGTCGCGGCGCGGCTGGCGGTTCGGGCTGGCGCAAGATCTGGCGCGGCGAAACGGCGTTCGCCTGGAATGCCGTGCTGATCGCGCTCGGCTTCATCCTGCTGCTTGTCGTGCCGCTGCTCTGGCTGGCCGGTCAGTATCACGTCTTCGGCACCGACAAGGTCGGCCAGGACGTGCTCTATCAGGTGCTGAAAAGCGTGCGCACCGGGTTGATCATCGGCCTGGTGACGACCCTGGTGATGCTGCCGATGGCCGTGCTGCTCGGCATCGTCGCCGGCTATTTTCGCGGCTGGATCGACGACCTGATCCAGTACGTCTATACCGTCCTCAACTCGATTCCCGGCGTGCTGCTGATCGCCGCTGCCGTGCTGATGATGCAGGTGGTCATCGACACCCACCCGCAATGGTTCTCGACCGCCGCCGAACGCGCCGATCTGCGCCTGCTGGCGCTCTGTTTCATCCTCGGTATCACCAGCTGGACCGGATTGTGCCGGCTGCTGCGCGGCGAAACGCTGAAGCTGCGCGAACTCGAATACATCCAGGCGGCGCAGGCTTTCGGTGTCTCGAACTGGCGGATCATCGTCCGTCACATCCTGCCCAACCTGATGCACATCGTGATCATCGCGCTGGTCATGGATTTCTCCGGGCTGGTGCTGGCCGAAGCGGTACTCTCTTACGTCGGCATCGGGGTCGATCCAAACATGAACAGCTTCGGCACGATGATCAACAACGCCCGCATGGAACTGGGCCGCGAACCGGTCGTCTGGTGGTCGCTGGCCGCGGCCTTCGTCGCGATGTTCACGCTGGTGCTGGCGGCCAACCTGTTCGCCGACGCGATCCGCGATGCATTCGATCCGAGGGCGGCGTAAATGTTACAGGTCGAAAATCTCCGTCTCGGCTTCATGGCCAATGGCCAGACCTTTGCCGCGGTGGACGGTATTTCCTTCGCCATTGCCAAAGGCGAAACCTTTGCCCTGCTCGGCGAGTCGGGCTGCGGCAAGTCGGCCACGGCGCAGGGCATCATGCGCCTGCTGCCGGCCGCCGGCCGCATTCTCGACGGCAGCATCCGGCTCGATGGCGAGGCCTTGCTGACCCTGCCGGAGGCCGACATGCGCGCCTATCGCGGCGGCCGGATGGCGATGATCTTTCAGGAGCCGGCGACCAGCCTGAACCCGGTGCTCACCGTCGGCCGGCAGATTGGCGAAGTGCTCGAACGCCATCGCCAACTGGTCGGCCAGGCGGCGACCGGGCGGATGCTCGAATTGCTGCGTCTGGTCGGCATCGCCGACCCGGAACGGCGGCTCGGCGAATATCCCTTCCAGCTCTCGGGCGGCATGAAGCAACGGGTGATGATTGCCATCGCACTAGCCGGCGAGCCGGAGCTGCTGATCGCCGACGAACCGACCACCGCCCTTGACGTTACCGTCCAGGCGCAGATCCTCGACCTGCTGGCTGGCCTGCAGGCGGAGCGCGGCATGGGCATGCTGCTGATTACCCACGATCTCGGCGTCGTCGCCCGCATGGCGCACCGCATCGGCGTCATGTACGCCGGCGAACTGGTCGAGGTGGCCAGCCGCCAGGAATTTTTCATCCGGCCGAGGCATCCCTACACCCAGGCGCTGTTTGCCGCCTTGCCGGAAGTGTCGCGGCGCGGCTTGCGGCTGACCACGATTCCTGGTCAGGTGCCAGTGCTTTCGGCCATGCCCGCCGGCTGTCGTTTTGCCGACCGCTGCGCCCATGTCATGGCGCAGTGTCGCAGCGAGTCGCCCGCCTGGCGCGCGGTCGGTGAAGGCCATGTCGTCCGTTGCCACTGGACCGGCGAGGCGGCCGAGGCAGGGCCGGCGCGCCACGCTGTCAGCGAGTTGGAGATCGAACCGGCCCGGCCATTCCTCGAAGTCGATGCCTTGAAAGTCCATTTTCCGATCCGCCGTGGCCTGCTGCAACGGACGGTCGGCCATGTGCGGGCGGTCGATGGCGTGTCGCTGGCCATCTCGGCCGGCCGCACGCTGGCCCTGGTCGGCGAATCCGGCTGCGGCAAGACGACGGTCGGCAAGGCCTTGTTGCAACTGATCCAGCCGACGGCCGGCAGCGTCAAGCTCGCTAACCGCGAGCTGGTCGGCATGAAGCCGAAGCGCCTGCGCGCCGCCCGGCGGCACATGCAGATGGTGTTCCAGGATCCGTTCGCGTCGCTCAATCCACGGATGCGGGTCGGCGAGATCATTGCCGAGGGGATGGCGGCGCTGGCTCTGACCGCCGACCGGGCGACGCAGGCTGAAGCGCTGTCCGCCTTGCTCAGTCAGGTCGGGCTGCCGGACGAAGCAGCCGGGCGTTATCCGCATGAGTTTTCCGGCGGCCAGCGTCAGCGCATCGCGATCGCCCGCGCCCTGGCCGTGCAGCCGGAGCTGCTGATCTGCGACGAGCCGACCTCGGCGCTCGATGTCTCGGTGCAGGCGCAGATTCTCAATCTGTTGAAGAAGTTGCAGGAAGAACTGGGCGTCGCCTACCTGTTCATCACCCATAACTTCGCGGTGGTCGAATATCTGGCGCACGATGTGGCGGTGATGTATCTCGGCCGCATTGTCGAACGGGGCAGGGCGGAAGAAGTGCTGCGCTCACCGCGCCATCCTTACACTCAGGCGCTGCTGTCGGCGGTGCCGGTGCCCCGCCTCGATGGCCAAAGTGCGGTCGTCCGTTTGCCGGGAGAGACGCCGTCGCCGGCCAATCCGCCGTCGGGCTGCCACTTTCATCCGCGCTGTCCGCACGTCATGGCGGTCTGTCGCGAGAGCTACCCGGAAAGCAGCGACGTTTCAGCGACCCATACGGTCAACTGCCATTGGCGGGCGGTTTAAGGCAGCTTTCCGCTTATCGATCACCGGCAGAAATCAGTTGCGTCGTCCTTTGCCCGGCTTGCCACCCTTGCTTGGCGCGGCCGGCTTGGTCGGGGCGGCTTTTTTGCCATTGTCCGCCTTGGCGGCTGGCTTGGTGGGCAGCTTGGCTGGCGCTTTGGCGAGCGGCTTGGCGCCTTTGCTGCTGGCCTGGATGGCCGCCTTGCCGCCGCCCTTGGCCGGCGCCTTGGCGGTCTTGCCGGTGGTCGTCCGGCTGTTGCGCGCCGGGGCGACCGGTTCCGGCTCGATGATCTGTTGCGGGGCGGCGACGCTTTGCAGATTACCCAGGTCCTCGGCCCCGTCGCCGGCCGGGACGAGCAGCGTCGAGCCAGCCCCCAAACGAACCTTGACCGGCAGGCCGTTGATCCGCAGCAATTCGGGCAAGGCGATACCGAAGCGTGGCGCGACCTTGTCGAGCTTTTCGCCATTCTTCAGCGTGTAGGTCTGCCATTCGGTCAGCCGCGCTGAATTTTTTTCGAGGTTGCTGCGGAAAATCGCCAGTTTGTCGGCCGGCAGCACAACTGCCGAATCCGCGTGGATGACGGGGCGGTTATGTGACGGGTTGAGCGCCAGGAAATCCTCGACCGGCATGTTGGCCAGCCGGGCGGCGGTTTTTACATCGATCGCCCGTTCGGTATCGATGGTCGCGAAATACGGACGGTTGAGGATTTCCGGCAGGCCGAGCTGGACCATCAGGACCGGGTTGCCGAAGATATTCTTCAAGGCCTGCAGTTTCGGGACGTAGTTCCGGGTTTCGTTCGGCATGGTCAGGCTGGCGTAATCGGCCGGCAGGCCCCGGGCGTTGTTCTTGTCGACGGCGCGTTTGACGGCGCCTTCACCCCAGTTGTAGGAAGCCAGCGCCAGATGCCAGTCGCCATGCATGTCGTAGATGGTTTGCAGGTATTCGAGCGCCGCGTCGGTCGAGGCGACGATATCGCGGCGTTGGTCCTGCCACCAGTTCTGTTCCAGATTGAAACGCTTGCCGGTGGCCGGAATGAACTGCCACAGGCCCGAGGCATGCGAACGCGAGTAGGCCATCGGGTTGAACGAGCTTTCGACCATCGGCAGCAGCGCCAGTTCGGTCGGCATGCCACGCGCTTCGAGTTCTTCGACGATGTGGTGCAGATAGGGGCGACTGCGTTCGACCATGCGGCGCAGGGCATCCGGATGACTCTGATACCAGTGCTGGTGGCGCAGCACCAGGTCATCATTGAGATTGGTCATCGCAAAACCGTTGCGGATGCGATCCCACAGATTGTCCGTTTCGGCCGTCAGGTCGATGGTCGTTGGCGGCTGCAGCGCAGCGCGCACTTCATGGATGGTCAGGGCGCCGTCCGGTGATCCGGTTTCTGCATCGCTCGGCGAGGACATTTGCAGGGAATCCAGCGGGGCGTTGTCGGCTGCATCAGCCAGCGTCGGCAGGGCGAGCGTCAGGGCAGTTGCGCCCAGGCAGGCGCCGGCAAAACGGCGAAACAGCGACAGAACGTTGCGGTGTTGAATGGGTAACTCCTGGCGCGAACGGGGTCGACTAAACCAGCGATTATACCTGACCCCCGCAAGGGCTTTGGCCTGTCTGAAGGCCTTGTTACATCTGGGGATCGCTTCGCCCGGTCGGCAAAAACTGGATTGTCGGCGCTCCGGTGTGGCAATCAGCTGATAAACGGCAGTTGCAGGGTGTCGGTTCCCTGGGCCGTGCCGCTGGTTTCCCGACACAGCTCGAGGAAGGTCCGGGCCGCCGGACTGATCGGGCGTTGCCGGTGGCGGGCAAAATAAAAATGCCGGCGCAGGTCGAACTGCGGGGTTGCGATTTCGACCAGGCTGCCGCGCCGAAAAGCCTCGCGCAGCGACAGGCGGGACAGGCAGCCGATGCCCAGCCCGGACTCGACGGCCCGCTTGATCGCTTCCGTATGTTCCAGTTCGAGCTGGATGTGGATATCCGGCAAGGCTTTGGCAATGACGCGGTCGAACAGGGCGCGGGTTCCCGAGCCATGCTCGCGGACGATCCACTTCTGTTCGCTCAGCAGTTGCCGGCTGACCTCGCCGGCCGAGGCCAGCGGATGCTGCGGGGCGCAAAAGGCAACCAGCGTGTCGTCCAGCCAGGGTTCGAGCAACAGGTTGGGATCGTCCGCCTCGCCTTCGATCAGGCCGATATCGAGTTCAAAGCGGGAGAGTTGTTCGACGATGCTGTGGGTGTTGGCGACATGCAGGCTGACCTTTGATGCCGGATGGCGGCGCAGGTATTCGGCGACAACCAGGGTGGCCAGGTAGTTGCCGATGGTCAAGGTGGCGCCGACCGCCAGCGGGCCGAGGACGCCGCCGGCCAGATAGGCTTCGATGTCCGTCGCGCGAGCCAGCATGTCCTGCACCTGGGGGAGCAGGCCGCGTCCGGTGCTGTTGAGGCGCAGCGACTTGCCGATACGGTCGAACAGCGGGCAGTCGAACTGGCGCTCCAGTTCGACCAGCGCGCTGCTTGCCGCCGACTGCGACATCGACAGCTGTCTGGCGGCGCGCGAGACATTTTCGCTCCGGGCGATGGCGGCAAAGACTTCAATCTGGCGCAGGGTGATTCGCATATCGACTTAATAGGTAATTGTTAGAGAAATTATCCGCTTAAATATATAAGGTGCGAAGCCTATGATTCAGGACATACAAAAATTCCGCCGAGAACATCCGCCATGAGCAACCTTGCTACCGAGAAAATCATCTCCGTCCATCACTGGAACGACACGCTGTTTTCTTTCCGCACGACGCGCGATCCCGGTCTGCGCTTCATCAACGGTCAGTTCGTGATGATCGGACTGGAAGTGAATGGCCGGCCGCTGACCCGCGCTTACAGCATCGCCAGCGCCAATCATGAAGAGCATCTGGAGTTTTTCAGCATCAAGGTGCCGAACGGACCGCTGACCTCGCGCCTGCAGCACCTGCAACCGGGTGACCCGATCATCGTCAGCAAGAAGCCGACCGGAACGCTGGTTCTGCATGACTTGAAACCGGGCAAGCGCCTGTTCATGTTCGCCACCGGCACCGGTCTGGCGCCCTTCATGAGCCTGATTCACGATCCCGAAGTGTACGAAAAGTTCGAGAAAATCATCCTGATTCACGGTGTTCGCTGGACCAATGAGCTGGCCTATCACGACTATATCGAGCACGAAATCAGGCAGCACGAGTTCTTTGGCGATTGGGCGCGTGAAAAGCTGGTGTACTACCCGACGGTGACCCGTGAGCCGTTCCGCAACGAAGGCCGGCTGACCGACCTGATCGAATCCGGCAAGCTCTTTGCCGATATCGGCTTGCCGTCGCTCGATCCGGTCACCGACCGGGCAATGATCTGCGGCAGCCCGGCCATGCTGGCCGACACGGCAGCCATGCTCGATGCGCGGGGATTCAAGGTTGGCCACCACCACACCGGGGAACTGGGCGATTACGTCATCGAGCGGGCTTTCGTCGAGAAATAGGCAACCCGGGCAACAAAGAAAAAAAGCCGTTGAAATCATCGATTTCAACGGCTTTTTTAATGGTTGGCGGAGTGGACGGGACTCGAACCCGCGACCCCCGGCGTGACAGGCCGGTATTCTAACCAACTGAACTACCACTCCAGTACTGCAAAACCTTTACTGCCAAATTCTTGGCGTCCCCACGGGGATTCGAACCCCGGTTACCGCCGTGAAAGGGCGGTGTCCTAGGCCTCTAGACGATGGGGACCCGGACGTTACCTGCAACATTACAACACTGCCGGTTCGGTATCTGGTGGAGGTACGCGGGATCGAACCGCGGACCTCTTGCATGCCATGCAAGCGCTCTCCCAGCTGAGCTATACCCCCATTCGAGAGATAGCCGAACCAACTTCGACCTTTCGGCCCAGACTGCCAACCGAGGTTGGCAACCTGCATAAAAAAGCCGGGATAATCCGGCTTCAAAATATTGGCGGAGTGGACGGGACTCGAACCCGCGACCCCCGGCGTGACAGGCCGGTATTCTAACCAACTGAACTACCACTCCAGTACTGCAAAACCTTTACTGCCAAATTCTTGGCGTCCCCACGGGGATTCGAACCCCGGTTACCGCCGTGAAAGGGCGGTGTCCTAGGCCTCTAGACGATGGGGACCCTGGACCAACTTCTTTCGCACTTTGGTGGAGGTACGCGGGATCGAACCGCGGACCTCTTGCATGCCATGCAAGCGCTCTCCCAGCTGAGCTATACCCCCGCCGCGAAAGAAGGCCGCATTATAGGGATCTCACCGACCCTTGTAAATAGGCCTTCTCCGTTTTTTAGATATTTTGTCTCAATGCGGCGATGACCTTATCGCGGCCGATCAGCGCGATTACGGCATCGACGGAAGGGGTCTGTGCCTGGCCGGTCAGGATGACGCGCAGCGGCATCGCCAGCTTCGGCATTTTCAAGCCATGTTTGGTCACCGTTTCCTTGATCAGCGCATTGATCGCCGGCGCTTCCCAGGCAACCGTGGCAATGCCTGCGGCAAAATCGGCCAGTGCGGGGCGGGCTTCATCCGGCAGGTGCTGGGCAAGCAGTTCCGGATTCGGCGTGACGTGGGCGTAGAACACTTCGACGGCATCGGCCAGAACGTTCAGCGTGTTGCTGCGATCGACATACAGCGTCACCGCTTTTTCCAGGTCGGGGCCGGCATCGGTGTCGACTCCGCGCGCGGCGAGGCGAGCCTTGATCTTGGCGGACAACTCGGCCGGCGGCATCAGCTTCATGTAGTGCTGGTTCAGCCAGAGCAGCTTTTCGGTATTGAACTGGGCCGCCGAAGCGGTAATGTGGTCGAGATCGAACCACTCGATGAATTGCTGCCGGGTGAATACTTCGTCATCGCCGTGCGACCAGCCGAGACGCGCCAGGTAGTTGATGACCGCTTCCGGCAGGAAACCTTCGTCGTCGTACTGCATCACGGATACCGCGCCATGGCGCTTCGACAGCTTGGCGCCATCGTCGCCGAGGATCATCGAGAGGTGCGCGTATTGCGGCACTTCGGCACCGAGAGCCTGCAGGATGTTGATCTGGCGTGGCGTGTTGTTGACGTGGTCGTCACCGCGAATGACGTGGGTGATGCCCATGTCCCAGTCGTCGACGCAGACGCAGAAATTGTAGGTCGGCGTGCCGTCGGCCCGGGCGATGATCAGGTCGTCGAGTTCGCCGTTGGCAATCTCGATGCGGCCCTTGACCTGGTCGTCCCAGGCCACGACGCCGTCCTTCGGGTTCTTGAAACGGATGACCGGTGGCACATCGGCCGGCGGCGTCGGCAAGACCTTGCCGGTTTCCGGACGCCAGCGGCCATCGTAACGCGGCTTTTCCTTGCGCGCTTCCTGCTCGGCGCGCAGGGCATCGAGCTCGTCGCGTGTTGTGTAGCACCGGTAGGCAGCGCCGCTGACCAGCATCTGCTGGATTACTTCCTTGTAGCGATCCATGCGCTGCATCTGGTAGAACGGCCCTTCATCGTGGCCCAGTTCGAGCCACTGCATGCCGTCCAGAATCGCCTGCACGGCTTCCGGGGTCGAGCGGGCGACATCGGTGTCTTCGATGCGCAGAATGAAGGTGCCACCATGACGACGGGCAAACGCCCAGGAGAAGAGAGCGGTGCGCGCGCCGCCGATGTGGAGGTAACCGGTGGGGCTGGGGGCAAAACGGGTGCGGACTGGCTTCATTGGGGTGCGGAATCCATACGGGTACAAAGTCGGCTATTTTAGCCGACTGGTTTGACCCTCTGCGAGACTTATGGTTAAATGCGCGCCTCTCAAGTGGGCGGTTAGCTCAGCGGTAGAGCACTGCCTTCACACGGCAGGGGTCACTGGTTCGATCCCAGTACCGCCCACCACGATCGAGTTAGTCAAAAGCCTGAATATTCAGGCTTTTTTCTTTTGTGCGCCCCGTTTGCCTTAGAGATTGCCGGGCGTTGGCGTTAGCCGGATCACTTCCACAGCGATGATGTACCGGCTGTTAATTCAGGTGGCTGGGGGCACGCCGGCCGTCGTGCATCGAAATGAATGTCGATTGCATACATTGGGCCGACCCCCTCGGCACGTGATCGGTCAGGAGGTCGCCCGGTACTGCTGTTGGCTGACCCCATGGCTTAAGAACATCAGCTAAGTTCATAACAGCAAAGGAGAAATTCGGATTACCCACAAAACCTGTGGATAACTATGGGGATAAGCTGTAAAAAGTGGGCTTAAACTCCCGTCGCTAAAGGCTTTGCCTTACTGTGCAAAAACTCTATGCATAGTTGTATCTATATGAATATATGTGACTTTATTATTTTCCTTGACATGTTTCGAAGTCCCATTTTTCGTCCGGTTGCGGCGATGTCATTTTTTTCACTTTGTGCATAAGTCAAGTCTTGACAGTGAAAAATCTCCTGTAAAAAGACCTGTCGGCACCCCCGATGTGAAGCCTATGAGTGCCAGGGTACATTGCCGTCGCCGGTCGCCTGTCTATACTCAAAAGAGCTTGCCAGGCGGTTGGATGAACTCCCTCTGGCCAGCGCTTCGAAGCCGGCACTGCCGGTTTCGTACCCAGCGGATAGGTTGAAAAATTGCAGAGTGGATGGGAGTCAAAGCCATGAAAAAAATCATTGTTTCTTTAATCGTCATCGCAGTAAGCTCAAGCGGACTGGT harbors:
- a CDS encoding ABC transporter ATP-binding protein, producing the protein MLQVENLRLGFMANGQTFAAVDGISFAIAKGETFALLGESGCGKSATAQGIMRLLPAAGRILDGSIRLDGEALLTLPEADMRAYRGGRMAMIFQEPATSLNPVLTVGRQIGEVLERHRQLVGQAATGRMLELLRLVGIADPERRLGEYPFQLSGGMKQRVMIAIALAGEPELLIADEPTTALDVTVQAQILDLLAGLQAERGMGMLLITHDLGVVARMAHRIGVMYAGELVEVASRQEFFIRPRHPYTQALFAALPEVSRRGLRLTTIPGQVPVLSAMPAGCRFADRCAHVMAQCRSESPAWRAVGEGHVVRCHWTGEAAEAGPARHAVSELEIEPARPFLEVDALKVHFPIRRGLLQRTVGHVRAVDGVSLAISAGRTLALVGESGCGKTTVGKALLQLIQPTAGSVKLANRELVGMKPKRLRAARRHMQMVFQDPFASLNPRMRVGEIIAEGMAALALTADRATQAEALSALLSQVGLPDEAAGRYPHEFSGGQRQRIAIARALAVQPELLICDEPTSALDVSVQAQILNLLKKLQEELGVAYLFITHNFAVVEYLAHDVAVMYLGRIVERGRAEEVLRSPRHPYTQALLSAVPVPRLDGQSAVVRLPGETPSPANPPSGCHFHPRCPHVMAVCRESYPESSDVSATHTVNCHWRAV
- a CDS encoding ferredoxin--NADP reductase; this encodes MSNLATEKIISVHHWNDTLFSFRTTRDPGLRFINGQFVMIGLEVNGRPLTRAYSIASANHEEHLEFFSIKVPNGPLTSRLQHLQPGDPIIVSKKPTGTLVLHDLKPGKRLFMFATGTGLAPFMSLIHDPEVYEKFEKIILIHGVRWTNELAYHDYIEHEIRQHEFFGDWAREKLVYYPTVTREPFRNEGRLTDLIESGKLFADIGLPSLDPVTDRAMICGSPAMLADTAAMLDARGFKVGHHHTGELGDYVIERAFVEK
- the gltX gene encoding glutamate--tRNA ligase, translating into MKPVRTRFAPSPTGYLHIGGARTALFSWAFARRHGGTFILRIEDTDVARSTPEAVQAILDGMQWLELGHDEGPFYQMQRMDRYKEVIQQMLVSGAAYRCYTTRDELDALRAEQEARKEKPRYDGRWRPETGKVLPTPPADVPPVIRFKNPKDGVVAWDDQVKGRIEIANGELDDLIIARADGTPTYNFCVCVDDWDMGITHVIRGDDHVNNTPRQINILQALGAEVPQYAHLSMILGDDGAKLSKRHGAVSVMQYDDEGFLPEAVINYLARLGWSHGDDEVFTRQQFIEWFDLDHITASAAQFNTEKLLWLNQHYMKLMPPAELSAKIKARLAARGVDTDAGPDLEKAVTLYVDRSNTLNVLADAVEVFYAHVTPNPELLAQHLPDEARPALADFAAGIATVAWEAPAINALIKETVTKHGLKMPKLAMPLRVILTGQAQTPSVDAVIALIGRDKVIAALRQNI
- a CDS encoding ABC transporter permease, whose translation is MRFEIVILWSDAFVWLLVFSGWGLAHLVAKDEALIRSWRKLGANRVGMASATVLLAFVLIGLLDSLHYRVQMNSEAGQKVTYAIEVLSVLDALAAPLRLRNEKTYSEPFATRLYAKESIDLPGGGTVRDYPRLKHGGVHLGEREAEVAADAGFTALRAGLAACIGWLALAGIASLVAGRGAAGGSGWRKIWRGETAFAWNAVLIALGFILLLVVPLLWLAGQYHVFGTDKVGQDVLYQVLKSVRTGLIIGLVTTLVMLPMAVLLGIVAGYFRGWIDDLIQYVYTVLNSIPGVLLIAAAVLMMQVVIDTHPQWFSTAAERADLRLLALCFILGITSWTGLCRLLRGETLKLRELEYIQAAQAFGVSNWRIIVRHILPNLMHIVIIALVMDFSGLVLAEAVLSYVGIGVDPNMNSFGTMINNARMELGREPVVWWSLAAAFVAMFTLVLAANLFADAIRDAFDPRAA
- a CDS encoding transglycosylase SLT domain-containing protein, encoding MSSPSDAETGSPDGALTIHEVRAALQPPTTIDLTAETDNLWDRIRNGFAMTNLNDDLVLRHQHWYQSHPDALRRMVERSRPYLHHIVEELEARGMPTELALLPMVESSFNPMAYSRSHASGLWQFIPATGKRFNLEQNWWQDQRRDIVASTDAALEYLQTIYDMHGDWHLALASYNWGEGAVKRAVDKNNARGLPADYASLTMPNETRNYVPKLQALKNIFGNPVLMVQLGLPEILNRPYFATIDTERAIDVKTAARLANMPVEDFLALNPSHNRPVIHADSAVVLPADKLAIFRSNLEKNSARLTEWQTYTLKNGEKLDKVAPRFGIALPELLRINGLPVKVRLGAGSTLLVPAGDGAEDLGNLQSVAAPQQIIEPEPVAPARNSRTTTGKTAKAPAKGGGKAAIQASSKGAKPLAKAPAKLPTKPAAKADNGKKAAPTKPAAPSKGGKPGKGRRN
- a CDS encoding ABC transporter permease, with amino-acid sequence MLAYIVRRLLYAIPILIGVNLITFALFFVVNTPDDMARMQLGVKRVTPEAIEKWKVERGYDKPLMINPAASGLAVVTDTVFFAKSARMFAGDFGRAEDGRDIAREISARMGPSLAIALPTFILGLFVSISFALTLAFFRATAFDFWGVVLCVAMMSISGLFYIIGGQYLISKIWRLMPISGYGTGLEAWRFLILPVLIGVIGGIGSGARWYRTIFLEEITKEYVRTARAKGLTETAILFRHVLRNGMIPILTQVVVVIPTLFMGALVMESFFGIPGLGSYTIDAINSQDFAVVRSMVFIGAVLYIVALLLTDIFYTIADPRIRLQ
- a CDS encoding LysR family transcriptional regulator, whose product is MRITLRQIEVFAAIARSENVSRAARQLSMSQSAASSALVELERQFDCPLFDRIGKSLRLNSTGRGLLPQVQDMLARATDIEAYLAGGVLGPLAVGATLTIGNYLATLVVAEYLRRHPASKVSLHVANTHSIVEQLSRFELDIGLIEGEADDPNLLLEPWLDDTLVAFCAPQHPLASAGEVSRQLLSEQKWIVREHGSGTRALFDRVIAKALPDIHIQLELEHTEAIKRAVESGLGIGCLSRLSLREAFRRGSLVEIATPQFDLRRHFYFARHRQRPISPAARTFLELCRETSGTAQGTDTLQLPFIS